A genomic region of Micromonospora sp. NBRC 110009 contains the following coding sequences:
- a CDS encoding MerR family transcriptional regulator produces MFTIGEFAALGRVSARMLRHYDGVGLLRPAVVDPHTGYRYYRAEQLGRLNRVIALKDLGLTLDQVRAVLDDDLDAGELRGMLRLRRAQLAAQVAADTARLAGIEARLRMLETEGRMTTKDVVLKEIPAVRIAELTAVAPSYETPDIGPVIQPLYPELFRRLEGARVRPTGPAIAWYEPAGEGEAVVVHAGATVGVEPSASGDFTIVDLPALPAAATLVHHGSMDEVEASMEVLARWIEENGWRAEGYAREVYLDYSQEEPEKGVTELQIPVSRR; encoded by the coding sequence ATGTTCACCATCGGAGAATTCGCCGCACTCGGCCGGGTGTCGGCCCGGATGCTGCGGCACTACGACGGCGTCGGGCTGCTCCGCCCGGCCGTCGTCGACCCGCACACCGGTTACCGCTACTACCGGGCGGAGCAACTGGGCCGGCTCAACCGGGTGATCGCCCTGAAGGACCTGGGACTCACCCTGGACCAGGTCCGGGCCGTCCTCGACGACGACCTGGACGCCGGCGAGCTGCGGGGCATGCTGCGGCTGCGCCGCGCCCAGCTCGCGGCGCAGGTCGCCGCGGACACCGCCCGGCTGGCCGGGATCGAGGCGAGGCTCCGGATGCTCGAGACGGAGGGTCGGATGACCACCAAGGACGTCGTGCTCAAGGAGATCCCGGCAGTGCGGATCGCGGAACTGACCGCGGTCGCGCCCAGCTACGAGACGCCGGACATCGGCCCGGTGATTCAACCCCTCTATCCGGAACTGTTCCGGCGCCTGGAGGGGGCGCGGGTGCGCCCCACCGGGCCGGCCATCGCCTGGTACGAGCCGGCGGGCGAGGGGGAGGCGGTCGTGGTGCACGCCGGGGCGACCGTCGGCGTCGAGCCCTCGGCGTCGGGGGACTTCACCATCGTCGACCTGCCCGCGCTGCCCGCCGCCGCGACGCTGGTGCACCACGGGTCGATGGACGAGGTCGAGGCCAGCATGGAGGTGCTGGCCCGGTGGATCGAGGAGAACGGCTGGCGGGCCGAGGGGTACGCCCGCGAGGTCTACCTGGACTACTCCCAGGAGGAGCCGGAGAAGGGTGTCACCGAGCTGCAGATCCCGGTCTCCCGACGCTGA
- a CDS encoding asparagine synthetase B family protein, which yields MCGIALSIGPDADPATFRRMLAALAPRGEVTETRQQNGLLAGVRRLRIVDRERAVQPWLSPDERHLLCYHGEIFNHHELRSELTRLGYPFRSTSDTEVVLAAFRHWGEEAVHRLRGEYAFVVVERASGRAYLARDPVGVKPLYWARGPGCLHLASEVKALVGHGAPIGEVPPGHHGWAEPDGPVRLRPHVDLLRLGAGLPVIDDPDEAALLVRVALTDSIRVRLDTDLTVGVVLSGGLDSSLALLHARESHPDCVAVTVGVPDSPDVAYARRLAADLGVPHEVVELRPRDIRLADVREAIRISELTEYGDIINAVVSVPIFRRLRELGVKVVLTGDGSDELFGGYPMYHQVGPERSRRLFLHKIRNLGRTELQRVDRVSMGHGVEARVPFLDLSVLELAMRIPLHLKVRDGQEKWIVRRAFADLLPDYIRRRPKNPMSHSSGLHERARLYKPLFARLHRSFGYQLLEPVRRDFDSVLTRCGNDLDRAIADGLARPDYTVLEHARDLVGAAKWNAVPVVRRLVGPRTIRRVPARP from the coding sequence GTGTGCGGAATCGCGCTGAGCATCGGACCGGACGCCGACCCGGCCACCTTCCGTCGGATGCTCGCCGCCCTCGCCCCTCGAGGCGAGGTGACCGAGACCCGGCAGCAGAACGGCCTGCTCGCCGGGGTACGCCGGCTGCGGATCGTGGACCGGGAGCGGGCGGTGCAGCCCTGGCTCTCGCCCGACGAACGGCACCTGCTCTGCTACCACGGCGAGATCTTCAACCACCACGAGCTGCGCTCGGAGCTGACGCGGCTCGGGTACCCCTTCCGCAGCACGAGCGACACCGAGGTGGTGCTCGCCGCGTTCCGGCACTGGGGTGAGGAGGCGGTGCACCGGCTGCGCGGGGAGTACGCCTTCGTCGTGGTGGAGCGGGCCAGCGGCCGGGCCTACCTGGCCCGGGACCCGGTCGGGGTGAAGCCCCTCTACTGGGCCCGCGGCCCCGGCTGCCTGCACCTCGCCTCGGAGGTGAAGGCGCTGGTCGGGCACGGGGCGCCGATCGGCGAGGTGCCGCCCGGGCACCACGGCTGGGCCGAGCCCGACGGGCCGGTCCGGCTGCGCCCGCACGTCGACCTGCTGCGCCTCGGCGCCGGGCTGCCGGTGATCGACGACCCGGACGAGGCCGCCCTGCTCGTCCGGGTCGCGCTCACCGACAGCATCCGCGTGCGGCTCGACACCGACCTCACCGTCGGGGTGGTCCTCTCCGGCGGCCTGGACAGCTCGCTCGCCCTGCTGCACGCCCGGGAGTCGCACCCGGACTGCGTCGCGGTCACCGTTGGCGTGCCGGACAGCCCTGACGTGGCGTACGCCCGGCGGCTCGCCGCCGATCTGGGCGTGCCGCACGAGGTGGTCGAGCTGCGCCCGCGGGACATCCGGCTGGCCGACGTCCGGGAGGCGATCCGGATCTCCGAGCTGACCGAGTACGGCGACATCATCAACGCGGTGGTCTCGGTGCCGATCTTCCGGCGGCTGCGCGAGCTGGGCGTCAAGGTGGTGCTCACCGGGGACGGCTCGGACGAGCTGTTCGGCGGGTACCCGATGTACCACCAGGTCGGCCCGGAACGGTCCCGCCGGCTCTTCCTGCACAAGATCCGTAACCTGGGTCGGACCGAGTTGCAGCGGGTGGACCGGGTCAGCATGGGCCACGGGGTGGAGGCCCGGGTGCCCTTCCTCGACCTGAGCGTGCTGGAGCTGGCGATGCGCATCCCGCTCCACCTGAAGGTGCGCGACGGCCAGGAAAAGTGGATCGTCCGGCGGGCCTTCGCCGACCTGCTGCCGGACTACATCCGCCGGCGCCCGAAGAACCCGATGTCGCACTCGTCGGGCCTGCACGAGCGAGCCCGCCTCTACAAGCCGCTCTTCGCCCGCCTGCACCGCTCCTTCGGCTACCAGTTGCTCGAACCGGTCCGCCGCGACTTCGACAGCGTGCTCACCCGCTGCGGCAACGACCTGGACCGGGCGATCGCCGACGGCCTGGCCCGGCCCGACTACACGGTGCTGGAGCACGCGCGGGACCTGGTCGGCGCGGCGAAGTGGAACGCCGTGCCGGTGGTCCGCCGGCTGGTCGGCCCGCGCACCATCCGGCGCGTCCCGGCCCGCCCGTGA